TGATCCCAGCGCTACAGGAATCATCATATGGACCAGATATTCCAAAGGAACTGATGCAGAGATTACATGGGAAATAAGTAAAAACAGCAACTTTTCAGAAGTAGTAAGAAGAGGGCAGACCAATGCTACTGTAGTGAATGATTTTACAATAGCCGTTGATGTACAGAATATCTCCTCCAACACAAAATATTACTACAGATTCTATAATACCAAAACCAAAGAAGTGAGTGTAACAGGGGAAACTCTTACTTTACCTTCAAAATCAGATGCCGTAAGTGAAGTGAAGATGGCGGTAGTGTCTTGTTCTAATTTTCCTGCAGGACTTTTTAATGTATATGGAGCGATTGCAAAATCGGAAGCTGATGTTGTCGTACATCTTGGGGATTATATCTATGAATATGCACCGGGACAATATGGTACGAATCCTTACACCAACCCATTAGGAAGAGCCCATCAGCCAGCAAAAGAAATTCTTAACCTCAGCGATTACAGAGAACGATACAGACAGTACAGAGGCGATAAAAACCTTCAGCTTCTTCACCAGAAAAAACCATTCATCTGTGTTTGGGATGACCATGAATTTGCCAATGATACCTATAAATCCGGAGCAGAAAACCATCAGCCTAATGAAGGGGATTTTCAGGCAAGAAAAATGGCTGCTTTTCAGGCATACAGTGAATATATTCCTCTTAAAACAGGAAAGGACATGAGAATTTACAGAAGTTTCAACTTCGGAAATATCGTTTCCCTTTACATGATGGATACGAGAGTGATTGCAAGAGATAAACAGATGGAATATTCAGATTATCTTGATAACACGGGAAATTTTAATCAGCTACAGTTTAAAACCGATCTCTTAAGCACAAGCAGAAAACTGATCGGAAATGAGCAGATGTCATGGCTGAGCTCGCAGATTAATGGTGATACGGCAAAGTGGAAAGTGCTTGGACAGCAGATTTTAATGACTAAAATGATGGTTCCAGCTGAATTATTGATGCTTTTGAATCAGATTTTAGCAGAAATAAAACAACATGGAAGTGCACAGCCGGCTACGATGCAGGCACTTCAGAATACCATCACACAACTGATTATTCTTAAAACAAGGTACAAACAGCAGGATCCTACATTAACGCCCCAGGAAATTGCCAGAATTACAACAACTCTGCCTTATAATTTAGATGCATGGGACGGATATTTCATGGAAAGAGAACAGCTTTATTCTCTTCTTGCCGGAAAAAATGTAGTGGTACTGGCTGGAGATACTCACAATGCATGGTTAGGAAAACTGACTGATGCGCAGGGTAAATTCATAGGAACAGAATTAGCCTGCAGTTCCGTTTCTTCTCCTGGTCTTGAAGGATATCTGGGAATCAGCTCAGATCCTACAAAAGCAATAGAACTGGCTCAGGCATTTTCATTGCTGATTGATGATCTGGAATATGCCAATCTCTACAAAAGAGGATATCTGCATGTGAAATTTACTGCTGGCAGTTCTGTGGCAGAATGGAGATTTGTAGATAATGTGATCTCCGATACTTACAATACGACGACGGAAAAAACTTATACAATTTCATAGTTTCAATAAACATATTTTATTTTCAATTAAGTAGAAAGAGTCATGGTGTGCCACTGTGACTCTTTTATATTATTCCCTTTTTTCGTATCTTGAACAGATGCAAGAGGATATAAGAA
This region of Chryseobacterium culicis genomic DNA includes:
- a CDS encoding alkaline phosphatase D family protein; the encoded protein is MMENNNQFNRRRFLKNSLLAAGGIFIAPLIESCSDDFTENGNAPDDLKNGGFESGVASFDPSATGIIIWTRYSKGTDAEITWEISKNSNFSEVVRRGQTNATVVNDFTIAVDVQNISSNTKYYYRFYNTKTKEVSVTGETLTLPSKSDAVSEVKMAVVSCSNFPAGLFNVYGAIAKSEADVVVHLGDYIYEYAPGQYGTNPYTNPLGRAHQPAKEILNLSDYRERYRQYRGDKNLQLLHQKKPFICVWDDHEFANDTYKSGAENHQPNEGDFQARKMAAFQAYSEYIPLKTGKDMRIYRSFNFGNIVSLYMMDTRVIARDKQMEYSDYLDNTGNFNQLQFKTDLLSTSRKLIGNEQMSWLSSQINGDTAKWKVLGQQILMTKMMVPAELLMLLNQILAEIKQHGSAQPATMQALQNTITQLIILKTRYKQQDPTLTPQEIARITTTLPYNLDAWDGYFMEREQLYSLLAGKNVVVLAGDTHNAWLGKLTDAQGKFIGTELACSSVSSPGLEGYLGISSDPTKAIELAQAFSLLIDDLEYANLYKRGYLHVKFTAGSSVAEWRFVDNVISDTYNTTTEKTYTIS